In a single window of the Xylanimonas protaetiae genome:
- the atpB gene encoding F0F1 ATP synthase subunit A, with protein sequence MTAWSDGVPRGGRHCCGLLRTSRSPGVLLFTPATPLLLAAADGGEGGFHPPSIGDFFPPAILFEGTPFQIDRIWIIRIVATIALLTVFTLAARRAKLVPGRFQAAVEYLLEFVRVQVAEEILGKAHAKRFLPMLTTIFFSILAFNLTSVIPGLNLAGSSRIGIPLLLAVWVFVTYWAVGIRKHGLGGYLKANLFPPSIKDMPFLYVIVTPIELLQILVIRPASLTIRLVANMVAGHIMLVLCFAATQFFLVDSGGAMKPFGVLTFAGGIFITLFEVLVAFLQAYIFSLLAAVYINMSLEEEH encoded by the coding sequence TTGACGGCCTGGTCCGACGGCGTACCCCGCGGTGGTAGACACTGCTGCGGTCTGCTCCGGACCTCTCGATCCCCGGGAGTCCTCCTGTTCACGCCAGCGACGCCCCTGCTGCTCGCCGCCGCCGACGGCGGCGAAGGTGGCTTTCACCCGCCGTCGATCGGTGACTTCTTCCCGCCCGCGATCCTGTTCGAGGGCACGCCGTTCCAGATCGACCGCATCTGGATCATCCGCATCGTCGCGACGATCGCGCTGCTGACGGTCTTCACCCTCGCCGCGCGCCGCGCCAAGCTGGTCCCCGGCCGGTTCCAGGCGGCCGTCGAGTACCTGCTCGAGTTCGTCCGGGTCCAGGTGGCCGAGGAGATCCTGGGCAAGGCGCACGCCAAGCGCTTCCTGCCGATGCTCACCACGATCTTCTTCTCGATCCTGGCGTTCAACCTGACGTCCGTGATCCCCGGCCTGAACCTGGCCGGGTCCTCCCGCATCGGCATCCCGCTGCTGCTCGCCGTGTGGGTGTTCGTCACCTACTGGGCGGTCGGCATCCGCAAGCACGGTCTGGGCGGCTACCTCAAGGCGAACCTGTTCCCGCCGTCGATCAAGGACATGCCGTTCCTGTACGTCATCGTCACGCCGATCGAGCTGCTGCAGATCCTGGTCATCCGCCCCGCGTCGCTCACGATCCGACTCGTGGCCAACATGGTCGCCGGCCACATCATGCTCGTGCTCTGCTTCGCGGCGACCCAGTTCTTCCTGGTCGACAGCGGCGGTGCCATGAAGCCCTTCGGCGTCCTGACCTTCGCCGGCGGCATCTTCATCACGCTCTTCGAGGTGCTGGTCGCGTTCCTGCAGGCGTACATCTTCAGCCTGCTGGCCGCCGTCTACATCAACATGTCGCTCGAGGAGGAGCACTGA
- a CDS encoding F0F1 ATP synthase subunit delta, which produces MRGTSGASLDAARERLEPVLRAAGEESLTLGEQLFAVVDALDSSAALRRTLSDPSLPAEVKSGIAGQVLAGGFDPRVVELVRSLAAARWSADKDLPDAVERLALNAVIASAEARGALETIENELFRITRALQGQREARQVLSDPTTKVERRVALVDALLVGKADPITVVLARRATAALRGRRFVRTLLSVGTVIAERRSLLVATVTSAIELSEAQEQRLASLLEQAYGQAVELFVTIDPAVVGGLRISVGSDVVDSTVLSRLADARRRLVG; this is translated from the coding sequence ATGCGCGGGACGTCCGGAGCATCGCTCGACGCGGCGCGCGAGCGCCTCGAGCCGGTGCTGCGCGCCGCGGGGGAGGAGTCGCTGACGCTCGGCGAGCAGCTGTTCGCCGTCGTCGACGCGCTCGACTCCTCGGCGGCCCTGCGTCGCACGCTGTCCGACCCGTCGCTGCCCGCCGAGGTCAAGTCCGGCATCGCCGGGCAGGTCCTGGCAGGTGGCTTCGACCCCCGCGTGGTCGAGCTCGTCCGGTCGCTGGCCGCCGCCCGGTGGTCGGCCGACAAGGACCTGCCCGACGCTGTCGAGCGGCTCGCGCTGAACGCCGTGATCGCCTCGGCCGAGGCCCGCGGTGCGCTCGAGACGATCGAGAACGAGCTCTTCCGCATCACCCGGGCCCTGCAGGGGCAGCGGGAGGCGCGGCAGGTGCTGTCCGACCCGACGACGAAGGTCGAGCGCCGCGTCGCCCTCGTGGACGCGCTGCTCGTCGGCAAGGCCGACCCGATCACGGTCGTCCTGGCCCGCCGCGCGACGGCGGCCCTGCGCGGCCGGCGCTTCGTGCGGACGCTCCTGAGCGTCGGCACCGTGATCGCGGAGCGCCGCTCGCTCCTCGTCGCGACCGTGACGAGCGCGATCGAGCTCTCGGAGGCGCAGGAGCAGAGGCTCGCGTCGCTCCTCGAGCAGGCCTACGGCCAGGCCGTGGAGCTCTTCGTGACGATCGACCCCGCAGTCGTGGGCGGCCTGCGCATCAGCGTCGGCTCCGACGTCGTCGACAGCACCGTGCTGTCCCGCCTGGCCGACGCCCGCCGCCGGCTGGTCGGCTGA
- the atpA gene encoding F0F1 ATP synthase subunit alpha: MAELTIRPEEIRAALDSFVKSYEPDGPVTEEVGRVTLAADGIANVEGLPGAMANELLRFEDGTLGLALNLDVREIGVVVLGDFTGIEEGQEVRRTGEVLSVPVGEGYLGRVVDPLGNPIDGLGEVTGIEGRRALELQAPGVMQRKSVHEPLQTGIKAIDSMIPIGRGQRQLIIGDRQTGKTAIAIDTIINQKANWESGDPSKQVRCIYVAIGQKGSTIASVRGALEDAGALEYTTIVAAPASDPAGFKYLAPYTGSAIGQHWMYDGKHVLIIFDDLSKQAEAYRAVSLLLRRPPGREAYPGDVFYLHSRLLERCAKLSDDLGAGSMTGLPMIETKANDVSAYIPTNVISITDGQIFLQSDLFNADQRPAVDVGISVSRVGGDAQIKAMKKVAGTLKLELAQYRSLEAFAMFASDLDAASRGQLARGAALMELLKQPQYTPYPVEEQVVSIWAGTKGRLDDVPVADIKRFEAELLDHLRRTGDILPTIATSGKLEDETESALSDAVEAFRQGFLKGDGTPLVGSALEDAEVTIEQEQIVAQKKA; this comes from the coding sequence ATGGCTGAGCTGACGATCCGGCCGGAGGAGATCCGGGCCGCGCTGGACAGCTTCGTGAAGTCCTACGAGCCCGACGGGCCCGTGACCGAAGAGGTCGGCCGCGTGACCCTCGCCGCCGACGGTATCGCCAACGTCGAAGGCCTCCCGGGCGCGATGGCCAACGAGCTCCTGCGTTTCGAGGACGGCACGCTCGGCCTCGCGCTCAACCTGGACGTGCGCGAGATCGGCGTCGTCGTCCTGGGCGACTTCACGGGCATCGAGGAGGGCCAGGAGGTCCGCCGCACCGGCGAGGTGCTCTCGGTCCCCGTGGGCGAGGGCTACCTGGGTCGCGTCGTCGACCCGCTGGGCAACCCGATCGACGGCCTCGGCGAGGTCACCGGCATCGAGGGCCGCCGCGCCCTCGAGCTGCAGGCCCCCGGCGTCATGCAGCGCAAGTCGGTGCACGAGCCGCTGCAGACCGGCATCAAGGCGATCGACTCGATGATCCCGATCGGCCGCGGCCAGCGTCAGCTGATCATCGGCGACCGCCAGACCGGCAAGACGGCCATCGCGATCGACACGATCATCAACCAGAAGGCCAACTGGGAGTCGGGCGACCCGTCGAAGCAGGTCCGCTGCATCTACGTCGCCATCGGCCAGAAGGGCTCGACCATCGCCTCCGTGCGCGGCGCCCTCGAGGACGCCGGCGCGCTGGAGTACACGACCATCGTCGCCGCCCCGGCCTCCGACCCGGCCGGCTTCAAGTACCTGGCCCCGTACACCGGCTCGGCCATCGGCCAGCACTGGATGTACGACGGCAAGCACGTCCTGATCATCTTCGACGACCTGTCGAAGCAGGCCGAGGCCTACCGCGCCGTGTCGCTGCTGCTGCGCCGCCCGCCGGGCCGCGAGGCCTACCCGGGCGACGTCTTCTACCTGCACTCGCGCCTGCTGGAGCGTTGCGCGAAGCTGAGCGACGACCTGGGCGCGGGCTCGATGACCGGTCTGCCGATGATCGAGACCAAGGCGAACGACGTCTCGGCCTACATCCCGACCAACGTCATCTCCATCACGGACGGCCAGATCTTCCTGCAGTCCGACCTCTTCAATGCCGACCAGCGTCCCGCCGTGGACGTCGGCATCTCGGTGTCCCGCGTCGGCGGTGACGCCCAGATCAAGGCCATGAAGAAGGTCGCCGGCACGCTGAAGCTCGAGCTGGCCCAGTACCGCTCGCTCGAGGCCTTCGCGATGTTCGCCTCGGACCTCGACGCCGCCTCGCGCGGCCAGCTGGCCCGTGGCGCCGCGCTCATGGAGCTCCTCAAGCAGCCGCAGTACACGCCGTACCCGGTCGAGGAGCAGGTCGTCTCCATCTGGGCCGGCACCAAGGGCCGCCTCGACGACGTCCCCGTCGCCGACATCAAGCGCTTCGAGGCCGAGCTGCTCGACCACCTGCGCCGCACCGGCGACATCCTGCCGACGATCGCCACCTCCGGGAAGCTCGAGGACGAGACGGAGTCGGCCCTGTCCGACGCCGTCGAGGCCTTCCGCCAGGGCTTCCTCAAGGGTGACGGCACCCCGCTCGTGGGCAGCGCCCTCGAGGACGCCGAGGTGACGATCGAGCAGGAGCAGATCGTCGCTCAGAAGAAGGCCTGA
- a CDS encoding ATP synthase F0 subunit C: protein MDVTTLAELTGNLNSVGYGLAAIGPGIGLGILIGKTIEGMARQPEVSGQLRATMFLGVAFVELLALLGLVAGFLFPAA from the coding sequence GTGGACGTCACCACTCTCGCCGAGCTCACCGGCAACCTGAACTCGGTGGGCTACGGCCTCGCGGCCATCGGCCCGGGCATCGGCCTCGGCATCCTGATCGGCAAGACCATCGAGGGCATGGCCCGCCAGCCCGAGGTCTCCGGCCAGCTGCGCGCCACCATGTTCCTCGGTGTCGCGTTCGTCGAGCTGCTCGCGCTCCTCGGTCTCGTCGCCGGCTTCCTCTTCCCGGCGGCGTGA
- a CDS encoding F0F1 ATP synthase subunit B, which translates to MSALQSAALVMAAEEEHQGIDLFLPEPADLFWSLVVLVLIGVVFYKFVLPKMTAILDERSEKIEGGLAKAEQAQAAAADAREQGEALLAEARHDAARTRDEAREDGKAIVAEHRVKAQEEAARIAEAAQRQVEAERQAAAVSLRTEVGDLATQLASKIVGEELADSAARARVVDRFLDDLETQQTVAAGRASREG; encoded by the coding sequence ATGTCGGCGCTGCAGAGCGCCGCCCTCGTGATGGCGGCGGAGGAGGAGCACCAGGGCATCGACCTGTTCCTCCCGGAGCCGGCCGACCTCTTCTGGTCGCTCGTGGTCCTCGTGCTCATCGGCGTGGTCTTCTACAAGTTCGTGCTCCCGAAGATGACCGCGATCCTCGACGAGCGCTCCGAGAAGATCGAGGGCGGCCTCGCCAAGGCGGAGCAGGCCCAGGCGGCCGCCGCCGACGCGCGCGAGCAGGGCGAGGCCCTGCTGGCGGAGGCGCGTCACGACGCCGCGCGCACGCGTGACGAGGCTCGCGAGGACGGCAAGGCGATCGTCGCCGAGCACCGCGTGAAGGCTCAGGAGGAGGCGGCCCGCATCGCCGAGGCGGCCCAGCGCCAGGTCGAGGCGGAGCGTCAGGCTGCCGCCGTGTCGCTGCGCACCGAGGTCGGCGACCTCGCCACCCAGCTCGCCTCGAAGATCGTGGGCGAGGAGCTCGCCGACAGCGCCGCCCGCGCGCGCGTCGTCGACCGCTTCCTCGACGACCTCGAGACGCAGCAGACCGTGGCGGCCGGCCGGGCGAGCAGGGAGGGCTGA